One genomic window of Medicago truncatula cultivar Jemalong A17 chromosome 1, MtrunA17r5.0-ANR, whole genome shotgun sequence includes the following:
- the LOC25484619 gene encoding uncharacterized protein produces MKTTMASPSLSKFCSLTPTLSQHHTQSFPSTTSLRFPHTTTSTNFNTIFLHKQPLSLCFALTESNSPNSTEPDPKTLLQQIADSFDLPPDYFGKFPNDLRLDLNDAAFDLSNGPVLDECGKELGETLLNLSRAWEIADTSSSRSLVAKLPLMEANLTGTAKSALGRRLVSAGKRFQSMGQYGQGETQKIAKAMIAAGRALSASSTSAVIDKQPKEKNKTLKFGALQVEITPTKANIGAAIAFVFGILTWEIAQGIQNTPESSLQYANDNALMLAKSLRGTLLVVFYGSTLLSALTSGGLVLLGIQLKSEKN; encoded by the exons ATGAAGACTACAATGGCTTCACCTTCTCTCTCCAAATTCTGCTCTTTAACACCCACTCTTTCCCAACATCACACCCAATCATTCCCTTCCACAACTTCACTCAGATTCCCCCATACTACCACTTCTACCAATTTCAATACCATTTTTCTTCACAAACAACCTCTCTCTCTGTGTTTTGCTCTAACAGAGTCCAATTCGCCTAATTCTACAGAGCCTGATCCCAAAACACTTCTCCAACAAATTGCT GACAGTTTTGATCTTCCTCCTGATTACTTTGGAAAGTTTCCCAACGATCTTCGATTGGAC CTGAACGATGCTGCATTCGACCTTTCAAATGGACCTGTCTTGGATGAG TGTGGTAAAGAGTTAGGAGAGACATTGTTAAACCTATCTCGAGCATGGGAGATTGCCGATACATCATCCTCCCGCTCTTTAGTGGCGAAACTTCCATTGATGGAGGCTAATTTAACAGGCACTGCCAAATCAG CACTTGGAAGGCGTTTGGTATCTGCTGGAAAAAGGTTTCAGTCAATGGGACAGTATGGCCAAGGTGAGACACAAAAG ATCGCAAAAGCAATGATTGCGGCTGGGAGAGCTCTATCTGCTAGTTCAACTTCTGCAGTAATAGATAAACAAcccaaagagaaaaataagactCTGAAG TTTGGAGCATTGCAGGTTGAAATTACACCCACTAAAGCAAATATTGGGGCTGCAATTGCATTTGTTTTTGG GATTCTTACATGGGAGATAGCTCAGGGAATTCAAAACACTCCGGAGAGTTCTTTGCAGTATGCAAATGACAATGCTTTGATGCTTGCTAAG TCTTTGAGGGGAACATTGCTTGTTGTATTTTACGGCTCCACGTTGTTGTCTGCACTTACTTCAGGGGGGCTTGTTTTACTTGGTATACAGCTCAAATCAGAGAAAAATTGA
- the LOC25484620 gene encoding exosome complex component CSL4, producing MEAERDMVTPGEVIGKTHDVKAGRGTYTSTHNNTVYASLTGFRHTIPPASDSPDQRPIVEVTGHKAHGPVPEPGSVVIVRVTKVMTKIAEADIMCVGQKSVREKFTGVIRQQDVRATEIDKVDMHLSFRPGDIVKALVLSLGNARAYFLTTAKNELGVVSAESTAGATLVPISWTEMQCPLSGQIEQRKVAKVAS from the exons ATGGAAGCAGAGCGAGACATGGTGACACCAGGAGAAGTAATAGGTAAAACCCACGACGTCAAAGCCGGAAGAGGAACCTACACATCAACTCACAATAACACAGTCTACGCTTCTTTAACTGGTTTCCGTCACACCATACCTCCTGCTTCGGACTCTCCTGACCAG AGACCCATTGTTGAAGTCACTGGTCATAAAGCTCATGGACCTGTTCCTGAACCTGGATCTGTCGTTATTGTTAGGGTTACTAAAGTGATGACTAAAATTGCTGAAGCTGATATTATGTGTGTTGGTCAGAAGTCTGTTCGTGAAAAATTTACTGGCGTAATTAG GCAACAAGATGTTAGGGCAACTGAGATTGATAAAGTAGACATGCACTTGTCTTTTCGTCCTGGTGACATTGTTAAAGCTCTTGTG CTTTCCCTTGGAAATGCACGGGCTTACTTTCTGACAACTGCAAAGAATGAGCTTGGCGTTGTTTCGGCAGAAAGCACTGCTG GTGCAACTTTGGTTCCAATAAGTTGGACTGAGATGCAGTGTCCACTATCTGGTCAAATTGAACAAAGAAAGGTTGCAAAGGTTGCAAGCTGA